In the Loxodonta africana isolate mLoxAfr1 chromosome 1, mLoxAfr1.hap2, whole genome shotgun sequence genome, one interval contains:
- the DPPA5 gene encoding developmental pluripotency-associated 5 protein yields the protein MGTIQKREDIPPWVKPPGDLKDPEVFQVPTQLLAAIFGPNGSRIPYLEQVSKTMLELKVLESSNFTEVVVYGSYVYKLRAKWMLQSLAEWHRQRQERGMQRLEEAMNALGLDLGFSEASS from the exons ATGGGGACGATTCAGAAACGGGAAGATATCCCACCGTGGGTGAAACCTCCCGGAGATTTGAAGGATCCCGAGGTGTTCCAGGTCCCCACGCAGTTGCTGGCAGCTATATTTG GCCCAAATGGATCTCGAATCCCGTACCTTGAGCAAGTGAGCAAGACTATGCTGGAGCTGAAGGTTCTGGAATCCTCGAACTTCACTGAGGTTGTGGTTTACGGCTCCTACGTGTACAAGTTACGGGCCAAGTGGATGTTGCAGTCTTTGGCCGAGTGGCACCGCCAGCGACAAGAGCGAG GGATGCAGAGACTTGAGGAAGCCATGAATGCCTTGGGACTAGATCTTGGATTCAGTGAAGCCAGTTCCTAG
- the KHDC3L gene encoding KH domain-containing protein 3, whose translation MATSKQFPTLVQLGQQDQQFEELSYLDKRPFWFNAEHLMNPYRVYLEAWLVEAIFGPGGEHIPHVECVSQTILRVRRVDPEGKAEILIFGRPYYQKDIAKIITNLADYHRQRREQKKSLAPEAGTQGAADADPEAGTQEAADADPEAGTQEAADADPEAGTQEAADADPEAGTQEAADADPEAGTQEAADADPEAGTPGAADADPEAGTQEAADADPEAGTQEAADADPEAGTQEAADADPEAGTPGAADADPEAGTQEAADADPEAGTQEAADADPEAGTPGAADADPEAGTPGAADADPEAGTPGAADAAQLWVTKL comes from the exons ATGGCCACTTCCAAGCAGTTTCCGACGCTCGTGCAGCTGGGGCAGCAGGATCAGCAATTTGAGGAGCTCAGTTATCTCGACAAACGGCCCTTCTGGTTCAACGCCGAGCACCTGATGAATCCGTATAGAGTATACCTCGAGGCTTGGCTAGTGGAAGCGATCTTCG GACCGGGCGGAGAGCACATCCCGCACGTCGAGTGTGTGTCACAGACCATTCTCCGCGTGCGTCGGGTGGACCCCGAAGGCAAGGCGGAGATCTTGATATTTGGGCGGCCTTATTACCAGAAGGACATAGCCAAGATAATCACGAACTTGGCCGACTATCACCGACAACGCCGGGAGCAAA AGAAGAGCCTTGCCCCGGAGGCCGGCACCCAGGGGGCTGCAGACGCCGATCCGGAGGCCGGCACCCAGGAGGCTGCGGACGCCGATCCGGAGGCCGGCACCCAGGAGGCTGCGGACGCCGATCCGGAGGCCGGCACCCAGGAGGCTGCGGACGCCGATCCGGAGGCCGGCACCCAGGAGGCTGCGGACGCCGATCCGGAGGCCGGCACCCAGGAGGCTGCGGACGCCGATCCGGAGGCCGGCACCCCGGGGGCTGCGGACGCCGATCCGGAGGCCGGCACCCAGGAGGCTGCGGACGCCGATCCGGAGGCCGGCACCCAGGAGGCTGCGGACGCCGATCCGGAGGCCGGCACCCAGGAGGCTGCGGACGCCGATCCGGAGGCCGGCACCCCGGGGGCTGCGGACGCCGATCCGGAGGCCGGCACCCAGGAGGCTGCGGACGCCGATCCGGAGGCCGGCACCCAGGAGGCTGCGGACGCCGATCCGGAGGCCGGCACCCCGGGGGCTGCGGACGCCGATCCGGAGGCCGGCACCCCGGGGGCTGCGGACGCCGATCCGGAGGCCGGCACCCCGGGGGCTGCGGACGCTGCCCAGCTCTGGGTTACCAAGCTTTGA